Proteins from a genomic interval of Rosa chinensis cultivar Old Blush chromosome 2, RchiOBHm-V2, whole genome shotgun sequence:
- the LOC112188545 gene encoding mitogen-activated protein kinase kinase kinase 18, producing MDWTRGHTVGRGSSAAVSIATSSGSGSKVFAVKSAELSQSDFLQREQKILSSLSSPHVVSYLGHDITRENNKLMYNIFMEYVAGGTIIDAIRNRGGQFEESAIGFYTRQIAKGLEYLHSVGLVHCDIKGRNVLVGEEGPKIADFGCARWADPAAEAVPIGGTPMFMSPEVARGEEQGFPCDVWALGCTVIEMATGGSVPWPNAADPVTLLYRIAYSGESPEIPSFLSNQARDFLAKCFMRDPKERWTVTQLLKHPFLEEMMIINSASSTKQVQESTTSSFSPTSILDQGIWNSLQESETLGNLVDHPSVENSYPDDRIRLLSLFSGMLRWSSDEDYWITVRGNDCGESNPIVNDGEAQVDVIDSKISCRDINLNNIGACKSRKISSSINSNSSSTSSVVALSNLILERHKGNLLFPSIPIIY from the coding sequence ATGGACTGGACTAGAGGCCACACCGTTGGCCGTGGCTCCTCCGCCGCCGTCTCCATCGCCACCTCTTCTGGCTCCGGCTCCAAAGTCTTTGCAGTCAAGTCTGCCGAGCTCTCCCAATCCGATTTCTTGCAAAGGGAGCAAAAAATTCTCTCTTCTTTGAGCAGTCCTCATGTGGTAAGCTATTTAGGACATGACATTACTAGAGAGAACAACAAGCTCATGTACAATATCTTCATGGAGTACGTGGCCGGCGGCACGATCATCGATGCAATTCGCAACCGTGGAGGCCAGTTTGAAGAATCAGCAATCGGGTTTTACACGAGGCAAATTGCCAAGGGGCTAGAGTACTTGCATTCAGTTGGATTAGTACATTGTGACATAAAAGGAAGGAACGTCTTGGTTGGAGAAGAGGGTCCGAAAATTGCCGACTTTGGATGCGCCAGGTGGGCTGATCCTGCGGCTGAGGCAGTGCCAATTGGCGGCACGCCGATGTTTATGTCACCGGAGGTGGCGCGTGGGGAAGAGCAGGGTTTTCCTTGTGATGTTTGGGCTCTTGGGTGCACAGTTATCGAAATGGCTACCGGAGGATCAGTGCCGTGGCCTAATGCAGCTGACCCAGTAACTCTTCTTTACCGGATAGCATACTCCGGTGAGTCGCCGGAGATTCCGAGTTTTCTTTCAAATCAAGCAAGGGATTTCTTGGCAAAGTGTTTCATGAGGGACCCAAAAGAGAGGTGGACGGTTACACAACTTCTAAAGCATCCGTTTCTTGAGGAAATGATGATCATCAATTCTGCTAGTAGTACAAAGCAAGTTCAAGAATCCACTACTTCTTCATTTTCTCCAACAAGTATTCTTGATCAAGGGATATGGAATTCATTACAAGAATCAGAAACTTTGGGCAACCTTGTGGATCACCCAAGTGTTGAAAATTCGTACCCCGACGATAGGATCAGACTGCTGTCCTTGTTTTCAGGGATGCTCAGGTGGAGTTCTGATGAGGACTATTGGATCACAGTTAGGGGGAATGATTGTGGGGAAAGCAACCCAATTGTGAATGATGGTGAAGCTCAAGTTGATGTGATTGATAGCAAAATTAGTTGTAGAGATATTAATTTGAATAATATAGGAGCCTGTAAAAGTAGGAAAATTAGTAGCAGTATTAATAGCAATAGCAGTAGTACTAGTAGTGTAGTAGCTTTGAGCAATCTCATTTTGGAGAGGCACAAAGGCAATCTGTTATTTCCTTCAATACCAATTATCTAttaa